A stretch of Carnobacterium iners DNA encodes these proteins:
- a CDS encoding IS4 family transposase, producing MDKYKTNSAFNKWFSSIKLNLLPSPIQKKIVDFDKYHKKLSFFQALQLFLHGINDEKESLREMDAAFVSKELQKEMGMTSISYSQLSRTLSKIDSEILLAIFSQLVSQAKNKRPVTKRNSLYLIDSSTFSLNQNLYQWADFRKTKSGVKLHLKLCFMDNDHLYPDEFTLTNAVEHDTNQLEVLVNQPEATYVFDRGYLDFERLDTMHSQGYFFVTRIKKNTKVHVLEPLVASKSESVISDQMVALGAQNHLTSRFRLVTVQDKKGKTLQFITNRFDCSSTDIAEMYKARWQIELFFKHIKQHMTIKKFFSRSEKGVVNQLILAMIASLLTYLIKLKTKSNQSVFQIKRFFRYLLFQPAEEWFNLLIPT from the coding sequence ATGGATAAGTATAAAACAAATTCTGCTTTTAATAAATGGTTTTCTTCCATTAAGCTAAATCTTTTACCAAGCCCTATTCAAAAAAAGATTGTTGACTTTGATAAATACCATAAGAAACTTAGTTTCTTCCAAGCTCTTCAACTTTTTCTTCATGGAATCAATGACGAAAAAGAAAGTCTTAGAGAGATGGATGCGGCTTTTGTTTCGAAAGAACTTCAAAAAGAAATGGGTATGACTAGTATCAGTTATTCTCAGCTCTCTAGAACTCTCTCAAAAATAGATTCAGAGATTCTTTTAGCCATTTTTAGTCAGCTAGTTAGTCAGGCTAAAAATAAAAGGCCCGTAACGAAACGAAATAGTCTCTACCTAATTGATTCTTCGACGTTTTCACTTAACCAAAACCTTTATCAATGGGCTGATTTTCGTAAAACAAAATCAGGAGTTAAGCTTCACTTAAAACTCTGCTTTATGGATAATGACCATCTTTACCCAGATGAATTTACACTGACTAACGCCGTCGAGCACGATACAAATCAGTTAGAAGTATTGGTTAATCAACCTGAAGCGACTTATGTGTTTGATCGCGGTTACCTTGATTTTGAACGATTAGATACGATGCACTCGCAGGGCTACTTCTTTGTGACAAGAATCAAAAAGAATACAAAAGTTCATGTTTTAGAACCATTAGTAGCTTCCAAGAGTGAGTCCGTTATCAGCGACCAAATGGTCGCATTAGGTGCTCAGAACCATCTAACGTCCAGATTTCGTTTAGTAACCGTTCAAGACAAAAAGGGGAAAACTCTCCAGTTTATTACCAATCGTTTTGACTGCTCCTCTACTGACATTGCAGAAATGTACAAAGCACGTTGGCAAATAGAGCTGTTCTTCAAGCATATTAAACAACATATGACGATTAAAAAGTTTTTTTCGAGAAGTGAAAAAGGGGTTGTCAATCAGCTGATTTTAGCCATGATTGCCAGTTTATTAACCTATTTGATTAAGTTAAAAACAAAAAGTAACCAGTCTGTTTTCCAAATCAAACGATTTTTTCGTTATCTGTTATTTCAACCGGCAGAAGAATGGTTTAATCTTTTGATACCGACTTAG
- a CDS encoding ISLre2 family transposase codes for MNKIISKIYQIIKDSSNLIETEEAIQVCMYEVFAELVGDVFTHLNQVIKEQKQEEGWKVKREDWKTVQFIFGSVRYCRTLMIDQESQNHYPLDDWLGIRKYQRHSPLVEVKVAELASNVTYRDTADMLNEWTAVTISHQTVGSLLKRVGSAQAREDEESVLELEESAELPEGKKVDYLYAEADGVFVRGTKKKKSLEVRHAILYEGWNKNGKRVSLKEPKAIMTTKKTAGFWAEIQAFTANHYALQQAQIITNSDGGQGYTADKFQEAFSQSNYPVLNQLDSYHVFQGLNRAFGVKTTIFKQQVKQALKTHDLDHLTIWLDTYESTLDETSAVEKLTTFRTYVVRNWDRIFDWCEKVEQAPKDARGLGAMESNQRRISFRMKKRGMHWSAEGCEAMVKVKQGMFNHTLREAYLHQQNRSARNQRKLNQTVRLSSLLHEKTRQSVGAKNGTIPLYASRSSAIGQLIKSFR; via the coding sequence ATGAATAAGATTATATCAAAGATTTACCAAATAATAAAGGATTCAAGCAATTTAATAGAGACAGAAGAAGCTATTCAAGTCTGTATGTATGAAGTATTCGCTGAATTAGTAGGAGATGTCTTCACTCATCTCAATCAGGTAATCAAAGAGCAGAAACAAGAGGAAGGTTGGAAAGTGAAACGAGAAGATTGGAAAACCGTTCAGTTTATTTTTGGGTCTGTTCGTTATTGTCGTACCTTGATGATAGATCAAGAGAGTCAAAATCATTATCCGCTAGATGACTGGCTAGGTATTCGGAAATATCAACGCCATAGTCCACTAGTAGAAGTAAAAGTGGCAGAGTTGGCGAGTAACGTTACTTATAGAGATACTGCAGATATGTTAAATGAATGGACAGCTGTTACGATTAGTCATCAAACAGTCGGTAGTCTTCTCAAACGCGTTGGATCCGCACAAGCACGTGAAGATGAAGAGAGCGTATTGGAACTAGAAGAATCAGCTGAGTTGCCGGAAGGAAAAAAGGTAGACTATCTTTATGCCGAGGCTGATGGAGTTTTTGTCCGTGGGACAAAAAAGAAAAAGAGCTTAGAAGTTCGTCATGCCATCCTTTATGAAGGCTGGAATAAAAATGGAAAACGCGTCTCTTTAAAGGAACCCAAAGCCATTATGACGACTAAAAAAACCGCTGGTTTTTGGGCAGAGATTCAAGCCTTTACAGCGAATCATTATGCCTTACAACAAGCTCAAATCATTACAAATAGTGACGGCGGACAAGGGTATACCGCAGACAAATTCCAAGAAGCTTTTTCTCAATCGAACTACCCTGTTTTAAATCAGCTAGACTCTTATCATGTTTTTCAAGGGTTAAACCGTGCATTTGGCGTGAAAACTACCATTTTTAAACAGCAGGTCAAGCAAGCATTAAAGACGCATGATTTAGATCATTTAACTATTTGGTTGGATACGTATGAAAGTACGCTAGATGAAACTTCTGCAGTGGAAAAACTGACTACATTTCGAACCTATGTAGTACGAAATTGGGATCGAATTTTCGATTGGTGCGAAAAAGTAGAACAAGCGCCGAAGGACGCAAGAGGTTTAGGCGCAATGGAGTCCAATCAACGACGTATCTCTTTTCGCATGAAAAAGCGAGGAATGCATTGGAGCGCAGAAGGTTGCGAAGCTATGGTAAAGGTAAAACAAGGGATGTTTAATCACACCTTGCGTGAAGCCTATCTTCACCAACAAAATAGAAGTGCGAGAAATCAACGTAAGTTAAACCAAACGGTTCGTTTATCGTCGTTATTGCATGAGAAAACACGGCAGTCAGTCGGGGCAAAAAATGGGACTATTCCGTTATATGCCTCCCGTTCATCAGCAATAGGACAATTAATTAAAAGTTTTCGTTAA
- a CDS encoding IS1380 family transposase has product MITLQEKAMKFNNHLYVSHTGGRLSSDSGLILVDELMDTFHFEELSKKLISYNENRRYWKHTNHKILKQLILQLIAGYKADSSATILQYDPVLQTLLQEECLASQPTISRFLDRITDQTINDLQTFNQTLIDQARFVRNDMNMIIDLDSTHSDTFGIQEQTDYNAHYRTNGYHPLVVFDGLTGDFLKAKLRSGNQYTSKGVKGFLEPLLDHYNRAVPTTDILVRGDSGFATPDIYELCEEYGSNFVIRLKHNNNLYRLAEEFVYYDDNYPWNEKEEYYYSVSYQAASWSKPRRVCIQSIREMGELLFKHTFIVTNFSENISSKQVFKTYKKRGAMENYIKEAKNGFYFDKTDSPKFIENHARMMISVLAYNLINFLRTTCFDKNYKGLQINTIRLRLFKVAGKLVSTAREMYLKISSSHVYQAEFYAVFNRIQRIRHYI; this is encoded by the coding sequence ATGATTACTTTACAAGAAAAAGCAATGAAATTCAATAACCATTTATATGTCTCTCATACAGGTGGTCGTTTATCGAGTGATTCAGGATTAATTTTAGTTGATGAATTAATGGATACTTTTCATTTTGAAGAATTGTCAAAAAAACTCATTTCATATAATGAAAATCGTCGCTATTGGAAACACACTAACCATAAAATTTTAAAACAACTAATTCTTCAACTAATTGCTGGCTATAAAGCTGATTCGTCTGCGACTATCTTACAATATGATCCAGTATTACAAACTCTATTACAAGAAGAGTGTTTGGCTTCTCAACCGACTATCTCTCGGTTTCTTGATCGCATTACAGACCAAACGATTAATGATTTACAAACCTTTAATCAAACATTAATTGACCAAGCGAGATTTGTTCGCAATGATATGAATATGATTATTGATTTGGATTCTACACACTCTGATACCTTCGGTATTCAGGAACAAACAGATTATAATGCCCACTATCGAACAAACGGTTATCATCCATTAGTCGTATTCGATGGATTAACGGGCGATTTTTTAAAAGCTAAACTTCGTTCAGGAAATCAATACACGTCTAAAGGAGTTAAAGGGTTTCTTGAACCGTTATTAGATCATTACAATCGAGCAGTCCCTACGACAGATATTTTAGTGCGTGGAGATAGTGGATTTGCAACACCTGATATTTATGAGTTATGCGAAGAATATGGGTCAAACTTTGTCATTCGCCTAAAACATAATAATAATTTATACCGATTAGCAGAAGAGTTTGTGTATTACGACGATAATTATCCTTGGAATGAAAAAGAAGAATACTATTATTCCGTTTCCTATCAAGCAGCGTCTTGGTCTAAACCGCGTAGAGTATGCATTCAATCCATTCGAGAAATGGGTGAATTACTTTTCAAGCATACGTTTATTGTCACAAATTTTTCAGAAAATATTTCATCAAAACAAGTTTTTAAGACGTATAAAAAGCGTGGTGCTATGGAAAACTACATTAAAGAAGCAAAAAATGGTTTCTATTTTGATAAGACAGATAGCCCTAAATTTATTGAAAATCATGCACGTATGATGATAAGTGTCCTTGCATACAACCTAATCAATTTTTTGCGTACAACTTGTTTTGATAAAAATTATAAAGGACTTCAAATTAATACGATTCGTCTTCGCTTATTCAAAGTAGCTGGCAAACTAGTGAGTACTGCGAGAGAAATGTATCTAAAAATTTCTAGTTCGCATGTTTATCAAGCGGAGTTTTATGCCGTCTTTAATCGAATCCAAAGGATTCGGCATTATATTTAA
- a CDS encoding IS4 family transposase, with translation MDKYKTNSAFNKWFSSIKLNLLPSPIQKKIVDFDKYHKKLSFFQALQLFLHGINDEKESLREIDAAFVSKELQKEMGMTSISYSQLSRTLSKIDSEILLAIFSQLVSQAKNKRPVTKRNSLYLIDSSTFSLNQNLYQWADFRKTTSGVKLHLKLCFMDNEHLYPDEFTLTNAVEHDTNQLEVLVNQPEATYVFDRGYLDFERLDTMHSQGYFFVTRIKKNTKVHVLEPLVASKSESVISDQMVALGAQNHLTSRFRLETVQDKKGKTLQFITNRFDCSSTDIAEMYKARWQIELFFKHIKQHMTIKKFFSRSEKGVVNQLILAMIASLLTYLIKLKTKSNQSVFQIKRFFRYLLFQPAEEWFNLLIPT, from the coding sequence ATGGATAAGTATAAAACAAATTCTGCTTTTAATAAATGGTTTTCTTCCATTAAGCTAAATCTTTTACCAAGCCCTATTCAAAAAAAGATTGTTGACTTTGATAAATACCATAAGAAACTTAGTTTCTTCCAAGCTCTTCAACTTTTTCTTCATGGAATCAATGACGAAAAAGAAAGTCTTAGAGAGATAGATGCGGCTTTTGTTTCGAAAGAACTTCAAAAAGAAATGGGTATGACTAGTATCAGTTATTCTCAGCTCTCTAGAACTCTCTCAAAAATAGATTCAGAGATTCTTTTAGCCATTTTTAGTCAGCTGGTTAGTCAGGCTAAAAATAAAAGGCCCGTAACGAAACGAAATAGTCTCTACCTAATTGATTCTTCGACGTTTTCACTTAACCAAAACCTTTATCAATGGGCTGATTTTCGTAAAACAACATCAGGAGTTAAGCTTCACTTAAAACTCTGCTTTATGGATAATGAACATCTTTACCCAGATGAATTTACACTGACTAACGCCGTCGAGCACGATACAAATCAGTTAGAAGTATTGGTTAATCAACCTGAAGCGACTTATGTGTTTGATCGCGGTTACCTTGATTTTGAACGATTAGATACGATGCACTCGCAGGGCTACTTCTTTGTGACAAGAATCAAAAAGAATACAAAAGTTCATGTTTTAGAACCATTAGTAGCTTCCAAGAGTGAGTCCGTTATCAGCGACCAAATGGTCGCATTAGGTGCTCAGAACCATCTAACGTCCAGATTTCGTTTAGAAACCGTTCAAGATAAAAAGGGGAAAACTCTCCAGTTTATTACCAATCGTTTTGACTGCTCCTCTACTGACATTGCAGAAATGTACAAAGCACGTTGGCAAATAGAGCTGTTCTTCAAGCATATTAAACAACATATGACGATTAAAAAGTTTTTTTCGAGAAGTGAAAAAGGGGTTGTCAATCAGCTGATTTTAGCCATGATTGCCAGTTTATTAACCTATTTGATTAAGTTAAAAACAAAAAGTAACCAGTCTGTTTTCCAAATCAAACGATTTTTTCGTTATCTGTTATTTCAACCGGCAGAAGAATGGTTTAATCTTTTGATACCGACTTAG
- a CDS encoding EamA family transporter, giving the protein MFYLTLAIICSASIALIFKYTEGTNANRYVITNANYFIAFAISLFLIFSKGLLFGITRESSFATEFSLLSSNNDYILSPYSSIIWGLIIGGIFGSFFFLSFVYYQKSIKENGVGISGTIAKLGILIPMIFSIVIWKEFPSTIQWIGIILSLVSILIVNLSQKSLEKFDVKPTIIFLFIFGGMAEFSSKFYQKYALNDYKDVFLFALFFVAFLISIFYTFRKKGEIMKKDILIGFAVGIPNLFSSYFLILALATLKTSVVFPIYSAGSIVLINIGGFLLFKEKITRKNQVAIILTIIALILINR; this is encoded by the coding sequence ATGTTTTATCTAACGTTAGCCATTATATGTAGTGCGTCGATTGCTCTTATTTTTAAATACACAGAAGGAACAAATGCAAATAGATACGTTATAACAAATGCCAACTACTTTATCGCATTTGCTATCAGTCTGTTTCTAATTTTTTCAAAAGGATTATTATTTGGTATTACTCGTGAAAGCTCATTTGCAACTGAGTTTTCATTGTTATCTAGTAACAATGATTACATTTTATCTCCTTATTCTAGTATTATATGGGGATTAATCATCGGAGGAATATTTGGATCATTCTTTTTTCTTTCATTTGTCTACTATCAAAAAAGTATAAAGGAAAATGGGGTAGGGATTTCAGGTACAATTGCTAAATTAGGGATATTGATTCCAATGATTTTTTCAATCGTAATATGGAAAGAATTTCCTTCTACCATTCAATGGATAGGGATTATTCTATCCTTAGTTTCCATCTTAATTGTTAATTTATCACAAAAGTCTCTTGAAAAATTTGACGTTAAACCGACTATTATTTTCTTATTTATCTTTGGAGGGATGGCCGAGTTTTCAAGTAAGTTTTATCAAAAATATGCTTTAAATGACTACAAAGATGTCTTTCTTTTTGCTCTGTTTTTTGTAGCATTTTTAATTAGTATTTTCTATACGTTTAGAAAAAAAGGAGAAATAATGAAAAAAGATATACTCATAGGCTTTGCGGTAGGAATACCTAATTTGTTTTCTTCTTATTTTTTAATTCTAGCATTAGCGACTTTAAAAACGTCTGTCGTATTCCCAATTTACAGTGCAGGGAGTATTGTACTAATTAATATAGGTGGATTTTTACTATTTAAAGAAAAAATAACCAGAAAAAATCAAGTAGCGATTATTTTGACGATTATTGCCTTAATACTGATTAATAGGTAA
- the fabV gene encoding enoyl-ACP reductase FabV, with protein MLKFEHKLRGNVALGINPVGCMQEVVNEIDYVKKKGPYEGAKKVLIVGASSSYGLATRISLAFGAGADTIGVSFEKGPKSERNLGTAGWYNNIAFREEAEKEGLIAKNFVQDAFSYESKQEVINYIKNDFGGKIDLVVYSLASGVRKDPDTGEVYHSSIKAIGEPVVGPTIDMQEQLYYTETLDYATDQEIADTVKVMGGEDWQLWMEALKEADVLADGVLTTNYSYLGTELNHSYYGQATLGAAKADCDEKANNINALLSDINGKAQIVVATAVTTKASAVIPFFPVYCIALYKVMAEQGTHETPIMHQDRIYREMIYGGKPEYDEFNRLRPDNWEIDEDIQAKTKALVQKINAENFKSDMTAYDMLFKEFSVLSGFLVENYVEKDVTLEELKALKY; from the coding sequence ATGCTGAAATTTGAACATAAATTACGTGGAAACGTAGCACTAGGCATAAATCCAGTTGGATGTATGCAAGAAGTAGTGAATGAAATTGATTATGTAAAAAAGAAAGGACCTTATGAAGGAGCAAAAAAGGTTTTAATCGTTGGTGCATCATCAAGCTATGGTTTAGCTACTCGAATTAGTCTAGCTTTTGGAGCAGGAGCAGATACAATCGGTGTTTCTTTTGAAAAAGGCCCAAAAAGTGAAAGAAATTTAGGCACCGCTGGTTGGTATAATAATATTGCGTTTCGAGAAGAAGCTGAAAAAGAAGGATTAATTGCTAAAAACTTTGTTCAAGATGCTTTCAGCTATGAAAGTAAGCAAGAAGTTATCAATTATATAAAGAATGATTTTGGTGGTAAAATAGATTTAGTCGTTTATAGTTTGGCAAGTGGTGTTAGAAAAGATCCTGACACTGGAGAAGTCTACCACTCTTCTATTAAAGCTATTGGAGAACCCGTCGTTGGTCCAACCATTGACATGCAAGAACAACTGTACTACACTGAAACACTCGATTACGCAACGGATCAAGAAATCGCTGATACGGTAAAAGTAATGGGTGGAGAAGACTGGCAATTATGGATGGAAGCACTAAAAGAAGCGGACGTATTAGCTGATGGTGTTTTAACAACAAATTATTCTTATTTAGGAACTGAACTGAATCATTCTTATTATGGTCAAGCAACTCTTGGTGCTGCTAAAGCAGATTGCGATGAGAAGGCAAATAATATCAATGCATTACTGTCTGATATCAATGGTAAAGCTCAGATTGTTGTAGCAACTGCTGTTACGACTAAAGCAAGTGCCGTTATTCCTTTTTTCCCTGTTTATTGTATTGCACTTTATAAAGTAATGGCTGAGCAAGGTACCCACGAAACACCAATCATGCATCAAGATCGAATTTATCGAGAAATGATTTATGGTGGCAAACCTGAGTACGATGAGTTTAATCGACTTAGACCTGATAACTGGGAAATTGATGAAGATATTCAAGCTAAAACAAAGGCATTAGTCCAAAAAATAAATGCAGAAAACTTTAAATCTGATATGACAGCTTATGATATGCTTTTCAAAGAATTCTCAGTTTTAAGTGGCTTCTTAGTTGAAAACTATGTAGAAAAAGATGTTACTTTAGAAGAATTAAAAGCATTGAAGTATTAA
- a CDS encoding YbaK/EbsC family protein, protein MVNLEEFLRSHSIYFELYNHDPIYTNEDAVIMKAEKGFAGTETKALFLKGKSEQYYSFVTFTTKRTDFKRLKQVVGEKVAVVKQEEMETITGQKAGAVTPLGYENTIPIIVDEELFEQEKLVFAPARPDQTMVILAKDLKKIIDLLGNELFSYNEEG, encoded by the coding sequence ATAGTAAATCTTGAAGAATTTTTAAGAAGTCATTCCATTTATTTTGAATTGTATAATCATGATCCTATTTATACAAATGAAGATGCTGTAATAATGAAAGCAGAAAAAGGATTCGCAGGTACGGAGACTAAAGCACTATTTTTAAAAGGAAAATCTGAACAGTACTATTCATTTGTAACTTTTACAACGAAACGAACTGATTTTAAGCGATTAAAGCAAGTTGTAGGCGAAAAAGTAGCTGTTGTGAAACAAGAGGAAATGGAAACGATCACTGGTCAAAAAGCAGGGGCAGTAACACCTTTAGGATATGAAAATACGATTCCAATAATAGTAGATGAAGAGCTTTTTGAACAAGAAAAACTTGTTTTTGCTCCTGCTAGACCTGACCAAACGATGGTTATTTTAGCTAAAGATTTGAAAAAAATTATTGATTTACTTGGGAATGAATTATTTAGCTATAATGAGGAGGGTTAA
- a CDS encoding ISLre2 family transposase, producing the protein MDNIISKLYEIIKESSDLIATEESIQLYMYEVFTELLGDIFIHINQTIKEQKQQEGWKVKREDWKTVQFIFGPVRYRRTLMADQENQNHYPLDEWLGIRKYQRHSPLVEVKVAELASKCTYRDTAETLKEWTAVAMSHQTVGSLLKRVGEAQACEDEEMVIELEESAALPEGKKVDYFYAEADGVFVRGTTKKKSLEVHHALVYEGWQKNGKRVSLNEPKAIMTTKKTAGFWAEVQAFTATHYALQHAQIITNSDGGPGYTADKFQETFSQSNYPVLNQLDAYHIFQGLNRAFGVQSNLFKQNIHQALKKHDLEALTIWLDTYESTLEETQAVEKLTSFRTYLLRNWDRIFDWREKVEQVPKDARGLGAMESNQRHISYRMKKRGMHWSEVGCEAMVKVKQGILNQTLRKAYLHQQTRSTRQQRKVKQTVRVSSLMHQKTRQSVGAKKGTIPLYAPHSSAMGQLIKSFR; encoded by the coding sequence ATGGATAACATTATATCAAAATTATACGAAATAATAAAGGAATCAAGCGATTTAATTGCTACAGAAGAATCTATTCAGCTTTATATGTATGAAGTATTTACGGAATTATTAGGAGATATATTTATACACATAAACCAAACGATTAAGGAACAAAAGCAACAAGAAGGATGGAAAGTAAAGCGAGAAGATTGGAAAACAGTCCAATTTATTTTTGGGCCTGTCCGTTACCGTCGTACTTTAATGGCAGATCAAGAGAATCAAAATCATTATCCATTAGATGAGTGGTTGGGGATTAGAAAATACCAACGTCATAGTCCACTCGTAGAAGTCAAAGTAGCAGAGTTAGCCAGTAAGTGTACCTATCGGGACACCGCTGAAACACTGAAAGAATGGACAGCAGTAGCGATGAGCCATCAAACAGTAGGCAGCCTCCTTAAACGAGTGGGAGAAGCACAAGCGTGTGAAGACGAAGAAATGGTGATTGAGCTAGAAGAGTCAGCAGCGTTACCAGAAGGAAAAAAAGTCGATTATTTCTATGCCGAAGCAGATGGTGTATTTGTCCGTGGGACAACAAAGAAAAAAAGTTTAGAGGTTCATCATGCACTTGTTTATGAAGGCTGGCAGAAAAATGGAAAGAGAGTCTCCTTGAACGAGCCTAAAGCCATTATGACGACTAAAAAGACGGCTGGTTTTTGGGCAGAAGTACAAGCTTTTACAGCGACTCATTACGCGTTACAACACGCTCAAATCATTACCAATAGCGATGGTGGACCAGGCTATACCGCAGATAAATTCCAAGAAACTTTTTCGCAGTCGAATTATCCCGTGTTGAATCAATTAGACGCTTATCACATCTTTCAAGGCCTGAACCGTGCTTTTGGTGTACAAAGTAATCTCTTTAAACAGAACATTCATCAAGCGCTTAAAAAACATGATTTAGAGGCCCTAACGATCTGGTTGGACACTTATGAAAGTACCTTAGAAGAAACACAAGCAGTAGAAAAACTGACTAGTTTTCGAACTTATCTTTTAAGAAATTGGGATCGGATTTTTGATTGGCGAGAAAAAGTAGAACAAGTACCGAAGGATGCCAGAGGTTTAGGCGCAATGGAATCGAATCAACGCCATATTTCTTATCGGATGAAAAAACGTGGAATGCATTGGAGCGAAGTCGGTTGTGAAGCCATGGTGAAAGTGAAACAAGGGATCTTAAATCAAACGTTACGTAAAGCATATCTTCACCAGCAAACTAGAAGTACAAGACAACAACGTAAGGTGAAACAAACCGTTCGTGTATCGTCTTTAATGCATCAAAAGACGCGTCAGTCAGTTGGGGCAAAGAAAGGAACGATTCCGTTGTATGCCCCTCATTCTTCAGCAATGGGGCAGTTAATTAAAAGTTTTCGATAA
- the gloB gene encoding hydroxyacylglutathione hydrolase, with translation MTIHPIKAFSDNYIWVIEEGTEAVIVDPGEARGVIGYLVEKNLELKAILLTHNHDDHIGGVQEILVTYPGISIYGPEETSSLANHIVVEGDSFNLLNKNFNVIKTAGHTDGHISYLAKKILFCGDALFSAGCGRVFTKDYQAQYDALQKFNQLDDEVLVYAAHEYTQTNLRFSQAIEPSNKVISEVLVKTNDLRTKGQPTLPTTIGREKKINLFLQANSLEDFKELRQARDLF, from the coding sequence ATGACCATTCATCCAATAAAAGCTTTTTCTGATAACTATATTTGGGTTATTGAAGAAGGCACAGAGGCAGTAATAGTCGATCCAGGAGAAGCTAGAGGTGTGATAGGTTATCTAGTAGAAAAGAATCTAGAGTTGAAGGCTATCCTACTAACTCACAATCATGACGATCATATTGGAGGAGTCCAAGAAATTTTGGTAACGTATCCAGGCATTTCTATTTATGGACCTGAAGAAACAAGTTCTTTAGCTAATCATATCGTAGTTGAAGGCGACTCTTTTAATCTATTAAATAAAAATTTCAATGTAATAAAAACAGCCGGACACACTGATGGTCACATTAGTTACTTAGCGAAAAAGATACTTTTTTGCGGAGATGCTTTATTTTCAGCAGGTTGTGGTCGAGTTTTTACAAAAGATTATCAAGCTCAATACGATGCCTTACAAAAATTTAACCAATTAGATGATGAGGTACTAGTATACGCAGCGCATGAATATACGCAAACTAATTTACGCTTTTCGCAGGCTATAGAACCGTCTAATAAGGTGATTTCTGAAGTCTTAGTAAAAACTAATGATTTGCGTACAAAAGGACAACCAACCTTACCAACGACGATTGGTAGGGAGAAAAAGATCAATCTATTCCTTCAAGCAAATAGCTTAGAAGATTTTAAAGAACTGCGTCAAGCTCGTGATCTTTTTTAG
- the yghU gene encoding glutathione-dependent disulfide-bond oxidoreductase — MTEYTLPKVWQWEEENAKKGGNRPTAGSRFEQKLPIGEAPFQLYSLGTPNGIKVAIMFEELKELGVEGADYDLYAIDIGKGDQFGSEFVTINPNSKIPALVDQSQSPRLEVFESGSILLYLAEKFEQLIPTDIHGRTETLNWLYWQMGAGPYVGGGFGHFFAYAPEPLKYPIDRFTMETKRQLDLLDKTLEQRPYIAGDSYSIADIAIWSWYGLLALGKLYKGSYEFLNIDEYPHFLEWSHRIAERPGVQKGLEVEYQPLGE, encoded by the coding sequence ATGACGGAATATACATTACCAAAAGTATGGCAGTGGGAAGAAGAGAACGCAAAAAAAGGTGGCAATCGTCCAACAGCAGGCAGTCGTTTTGAGCAAAAATTACCAATTGGGGAGGCTCCGTTCCAACTTTATTCATTAGGAACACCAAATGGTATTAAAGTCGCTATTATGTTTGAAGAGTTAAAGGAATTAGGTGTAGAGGGCGCAGATTATGATTTGTATGCGATTGATATCGGGAAAGGCGATCAATTTGGTTCAGAATTTGTCACAATTAATCCTAACTCTAAGATTCCTGCCCTTGTTGACCAAAGCCAAAGTCCTCGTCTAGAGGTTTTTGAATCAGGCTCTATTCTTCTTTATTTAGCTGAGAAATTTGAGCAACTGATTCCAACGGATATTCATGGTCGAACCGAAACACTTAATTGGTTATACTGGCAAATGGGAGCAGGCCCTTATGTTGGTGGAGGATTCGGCCACTTTTTCGCTTATGCTCCAGAGCCGTTGAAATACCCAATCGATCGATTTACGATGGAAACGAAACGTCAGTTAGATTTACTTGATAAAACCTTAGAACAGCGTCCTTATATCGCGGGAGATAGCTACAGTATTGCAGATATTGCTATATGGTCTTGGTATGGTCTTTTAGCTTTAGGAAAATTATATAAAGGTTCTTACGAATTTTTAAATATAGATGAATACCCTCATTTCTTAGAATGGTCTCATCGTATTGCAGAGCGACCAGGTGTTCAAAAAGGTTTAGAAGTAGAGTATCAACCACTTGGAGAGTAG